GCATCAGGTACTGATCGCGGACGACGTCGGGGCCGGCGGCGCGTGGTCGAGCCGAAAATTCATGACCGATGAGAATTTCGCCTTAAACAAGATTCTGACGATCATGAGGCCACAGAACAACGTGCTCTTAATCTCGCTCCCGGAAAAATTCACCGTCGATAAGGTCGTCCGGTCTTTTTCGACCTATAACGCCAGCGTCGCGGAATCGCTCCACAACAAGGGCATCACGCTGATCAAGGTCCACAGTCACCGCACGATGTTTCAGCAGGGAAAAACCCTGTTCCCGTATTTACAGTACGGCCGCCGCAAGATCGTGCGGTTTATCGCCCGGCTCCCGCCCGCCGACCTCATCGCGGAGTACGAAAAAACGAGAAACGAGCAGACCGGCAAGATCATCGCCGCCGGTGGGAAACGGCAGGAGAAGCCGAAGGTATCGAAGAAAGAACAGGCAATGCAAGAGCACATCGACCAGTACGGCGACCAGATCGCCGCGTTCAAGGCCGAGGGGCTCACGGCATACCAGATTAGCAAAAAAATCCCGCTCTACCGGGAAACCGTACAGCGGATCATGACAAAAATGGAGGAACTATGAGCACACCAGGTATCTTTGACCCGGCCATCCCGGATCGGATGCAGCACGATTTTTCGGCCGATATCTACGAAAAAGCGATGCGCGCAGCGCAGCTCTGCGTCCAGCTAGAGCGCCTGATCCGCGATCCGCGGGGCAATATCACGATGCTCTTCGAGGATTTCCGAGAAGCCTTTGAAAGCGTGGTGATCGTATCGCAGTTCGACTCCGAGGTCGCAAAAAACGACACTCTCATCGTCTCGATCGAGGCGTGGATCCAAAAACCCATATCGAGCGTCGAGAGCGGCGCGACCGCGTATATTTTTGAGGGAACGAGAATGTTCCGGCAATATATCCAGGCCCTCGTCGCCAGCAACATACTCCAGCTCAAGAAGTCCGGGTGACTAACCCATCTGTCACAGCAAGCGGTACTATTTTATACTTATGTAGAGTATTCTCTGCTCAATGGGGAGTAAAACCGTGGAAGTCCGCTCATACCTGCGAAAAAATGTAAATACGCGGCGGAGAACTCGCGTATCGGGATATATCCGCCGAATAACCGGCCGGGGGCCGGACTGACTATGAAGATCGGCACTCTCGAGCTCGGGACGGTTAAAGACTGGCGCGAAGCCGCGCGGGACGGTATAACGGGGGTCGTTATACTCCTCGTGGTCATGCTCGTGACCGGGGGCGGCAAGGCATGACCCTGATCCCGACGCGCAAACCGTCGCGGGGCGTCCCGCTCGATTACGGCAGCGGCACCGACGACCGCATCGCCGCCGCCGAAGGACTGTATGCACGCCAGCAGGAGCGGCAGACCGTCGGAGAGCGCATCGGCGTAAGCTCAGAAGCACGGCCGCCGCCACGGGTCGAGGCGCTCCGAAGACGGATGCGGATGATCCCGCGGCGAGGGGCTGAAGACCGGCCGCTGCTCCTCGATACCGAAGCCGAAGAAGAAGAGGGCGAGCTCGAGGACTACCTTTCGACCGAACCGATCAACCAGGCGAACGATGATGCACGGATCGGCGGTCATGCCATGTGGCAGAGCCTCGGCGGGAACGCCGAAGGGTGGAGATCGAGCGAGGCGTACTTAGCGGGTGAGAACGAACGGATCCGGCAGGGCGGCGTCGCGGGAGCCTTCGGGCGCGAATCTTATGAAGCGTTCCGATCCGATGTCGATGAGTTCAAGCGCATCAGCATCGCGAACGCCATCGGGCTCGAAAGCGAAAATATCAACTCGATCAATCGGGCGGTATCTCGCGGAGACTTCGAGGGGGCGTACCGGGAGCATGGCAACCTCGACGTGGCGCTCCAGGCATCGCAGGACCGGATCGTGCGGATCGGCGGCGACCGTCTGACCGCCGACGACCGGACCGCGCTGCACAATGTCGTGGAGCAAGCACGGATCAACGTCGATCTGGCGCGGGACCAGTTCGCCGCGCAGAAGGCCGTTGATTACGAATTGAATAAGGCGGGGCTCTTCCCGTCGAAGCTCATGAGCAAAGAATTTCCGGCGGCGTTCGTGACGGCCGGTGGATCCGCCGAGGATGCCGGCTCGATCGTCGGGAAGGCGCAGCTGAGCCTGGCAACCTTCCGCGAGCAACAGCGGGCGGCGGTGGAGCTCGAGGGCGCTCTTAAGGGGTTCACGATCCGCGTGGCCGACCTCTCGAAGCTCAGCCCGATCCAGGTGGCGAGCGCGATGCCGGACGCAGCGCCGGCGGGACCGGCTCGATCGGTCGAAGTGAACATACCTCCAGAGCGGCCGGCACCCGTGCCCGAGCTCCGGATCCCGCCCTGCATGATCCCCGAACGGGCCGACCCGGCAGATTCACGAGCGCCATACAGACGGCGCATCTGCGAACACGCACGGCTCCGGCCGAGGACCACGAGCGGGCGCGGACGCCGTGCGAGTACGTGCAAACTCCTCCCGCGATGGGGTATGGAGATGATTGTCTGCGAACACCCCGATGATGCCGGGATCGTGTGCGGCGTGAAGAAACGAGCGATTAAGCGGTTACAGTATTCGGCATCGAGTCGCGCCCGTGCGTAAAAAGAGAAGAGATTAGGTTGCGGCCGGGTGTGCCCGTGCCCATTCACGGATGCGGGCCTCGATCACCGGCTCGTTTTTCATCAGTGCGTCGAATTGCTCGCGGAAGGCGCGCCGAAGATACGACTGTCCTTTTTCAGTATGGAGCATAAAATCGACCAGCGCATCCGCCTCGACCGCGGGATCCAGCTTCTCAGCCATGTGCTGCATGAGAGTACCTTTTACCATTGATTATATACGCTTTATGTTTTGACATGGCAACCATGATATGCCATACGGTTATAGTATTACGCATGACAGCTGAGAGTATCAATGCAGGAGCAGAGATGCCACGCACGAGCGTACAGATGAGCATGGCGACCAGGGACCGCATCAAGACCGTCGGCCGCATGGGCGACTCATACGAAGACGTGATCAACCGGCTGATCGATTTCTGGGAGCAGCACCACAAGGAAGAGAAGTAGACATGGCGGCCATGTGGCATCTGTCCACCACGCGCGCCATGCACTTTTAAGCCACTTTTTTCTATCGAGTCGATACTTTACTCGTCCGCGATATTTTGAGGGGCTTAAAACGCTTTTAATTGAATCGTTTATATACTCACTTCTGCGTCTGTCCACAGTCCGGGCATTGCCAACCGACCGCGACGAACCGGCCATGTGCTCCGCCCTCGCGCCGGTAGATCCTGACCATCCGCACGGGGCCGCTCGCGTGGTTGCACTCTCGAGCTTTCAAACGGGGCATGGTAATGAATACATACTTTGAAAATAAAAAGGTTAGTGCGGTCTTCTTTTGAAGGAATTTTTAGCGATACAGTTATGAACAACAGGATTGTATTTATAAAACGGTGTAAACCATGAGTGATTGTATATACTCAAGTAAATACAATACTTTCTTATAGTCATAGCGATAAGGATAGATCATGGTAGATGCGAGAGTACTGCTCAAGAATAAAATAGCCAGCGGAGAATTGACAGAAAAAGAATCGGCGCTTATATCTCTGTTTTTCAATATGAAGCGCGCCACCAAGGGACTCGCGGGGAAATCCGAAGAGAATAAAACTCGAGCTCTCGTGCAGGCGGTGAAGATGCTGCACCAGTACGGGACGACTTTTGATACCGTCACGACCGACACCGCTCTCGCAGTGTTCGCCGATATCCGCAAGGTCGAAGACGACCGCCCGATCTTCCGCATCAACTATCAACGGGATCTGATCTCGACCTTCAAGGCAGCACTCCTCTACCTCTCCGATCAGAAGTGCATCACGATCGACGAGAAGACGATCCGATCCGTGAAGACGCCGGGCATGGCGTGGGATGCGAAGCGGGCCGAGGACCTGCTTACCAAGGACGAAGCATTGAAGGTTATCGACGGAGCGAGAAACTCCCGCGACCGTGCCATGCTCAGCATGATGTACGACGGGGCGCACCGGCCGGCCGAGCTGCGGCGGCTCAAGTGGCGCGACCTCATCAGCGACGAGCACGGGTACGGGATGCGGACGAAGGTAAAGACCGGGCGGGAGCGGTGGATCCGCTATACCTTCGCGTCAACGTATATCACCCAGTGGAAGAATGACTACCCGACCGATATCAAGCCCGATGGGTTCGTTTTTGTCTCGATGCAGCGGCCCTATCACCAGCTCTCGCACCCTGGCATATGGACCATCGTTCACAAGATCGCCGACCGGGTAGGAAACAAGAAAGTAAAAGCCGGTATCTTCCGCCCATCGAAGATCACGCACGATGTGGAAGACGGTTTCGACCAGGCATACATCGCTCAAAAGTGTTGGGGCAATCTCTCCACCCAGATGATGCGAGTCTATGCCAAGCCCGGGCCGGGGTATATCGATAAGGTCGCCCTCGGCAAAGCGGGGATGCTCACCGACAAGGAGAAGATGCCGGAGAAGGTCGCGGCCCCCGTCACGGATCGGATCTGCCCCCACTGTGCGACGAAGAATCCGGCGGCTGCGAAGTGGTGCATCAATTGTCGCGGGCCGCTCACGGAAGAAGCGAGGGCGACACGATCCGATGCGGAGTCCTTCGTTAACGTCAATATTGCCAAGCTCCCGCCCGGCGACCGCGAAAAATTCATGGACGACCTCGCCGAGCGTGTCGCCCGAAAAATGGCGGCTAAGAATTAATTTTTTCTTTCTCTCGTTTTTTATTCAATTGCGCCCATTTACGGCAGTGTTTATCTTTTCGGTCGGGGCAGTACTTCGCCGTGCTTCGGACCGCGACGAACTCCTCGCCGCACAGTTGACAAATTTTTGTTTTATAGCGTTTTTCTTTCTTAAAATGCTCGTTATGTGCTTTTTTCTCCTCTTTTGTCGAGAGCGTCGTTATAAAATGGGGTTGGTTCGTGGGGATGTAAAACGACCGATGGAAATCCAAGGGGTCGCCGGAGACGTAGGGTTTCCATACCCATTTCCCGTCTGTACAAACGATATTGTTGTCCTTGCAGTATTCAACGAGCGACCGCTCTACTTCGACTCCTTGCAGCCCTTTCTCGAAGACGTACCTTCTCCACGGGCGAAGCGCCAATGTCAGTCGCGGATCTTCATGGCGAAGAATCTCGGTGATAGCTGCATCGAAGGTATCGAAATCTATTCCAACCACGTATAGCCCTTACTCTTCACAGATAATTAAACTTTCTTTATCTGTGAAATACTAAGCCGCGTAATGAATCAGTATGAAACTCTATACACTCGGCGAGACGGCGAACCTTCTCCGCGTGAGTAGAAGCACCCTTTTAAGGCTAATTAAGGGGCAGAAGTTGAAAACCTGCAATATCGGGCCTCGGCTCGTCCGCGTCGAAGAAGCCGAGATCATCCGGTATCTTCGTGCAAGCGGTTTTATGCTCCCAGAAGCGTGCCCGTCCTCCGACGCCAATCAGAATCCGGGCAACGCTACCCCCGCAAGCGGAGGCATGTAAGCATGGGGCAAACCGAGCCAAAGACCTTTCCAAAGTCGTGTCTTCGGTCCCTCCCGCTCTTCTATGCCGAAGCGCTCCAGCTCCTCGCAGAGCGTGGCATGTGCAAGCTGATCGACGATGACCTCCCGGAGGCCACAGGGTGAGTGCAAAAGGGACGGCCGCCGGCTCCTCGACCGGCAGCACGGATGGCACGCCTCGCGGACGTACAACCGTTCTTATGGCGTGCGGCCTCTTAAGCCTTTTCGCGGAGGTGCCGGCATGACCGAGCGCGTACCCATCGTGCACGAGCTCGGGCGCATCACGCTCTATGTCGGCAGAAACGGGCCGATGCTCGGCGTCTTCGCTCGTGTCTCCGTGCGGCCAGAGCTGATCGGGACGAAGCTCGACGACGTGCTCATTCAGATGCAGAACGACCTCGGCGACGTTATGACGAAGGCCGGCTTCGACGGCTACGCCGCACTCGCGGCTCTTGAGAAGGTCCAGAAGGCCGAGGGGGTGCGGCCATGACCGCCGGTACTCTTCGCACCACCGACGAACGGTATGCACGGCCTCAAAAAGCGCCGGCCGTGGTTCTTGAAGTGGACTACCGGACCGTGCCGGCGGACGAGATCAACGGATGGGGGCCGAAGTGTAAAGAGTGCGACCGCAAAATGATACGCGGAAAGTATCGCCGCACAGGTTCAAACGGCGACCATGAGTACGTCACCGCGATGCTGGATCCGCGTCGATATCCGTTCTCCGGTATGGTCGCGGAATTTACCAGCAACGGCCATACAGACTATCTCTGGATAACGGCCGACGTCTGCGATAAGCACTTCTGCGAAGTGACGCCCGAAGAGCTCGAGAAGTTTAAGCAGGACTGCAAAAATCAGACGGCGTGGCAGCAGGATCGGAGGGCGAAACAATGAACGCGGCTCTCTTCTCAAGTGCATCGCCGGAATGGCTCACGCCGGACTGGATTATCTCTGCCGTTCAAGACGTGCTCGGCACGATCGACCTCGATCCCTGCTCGAATTCTAAAGAATTCCCGAACGTGCCGGCGCTCACGACCTTCACAAAGGATTCAGAGCCGCACCCCTTTAACCGGAATTGGCGGGGCACGGTCTATATGAATCCCCCGTATGGTCGCGGGATCAACGGGTGGGTGGGGAAGTTGGTCTATGAGTACAACGAAGGCAATGTCCCCGAAGCGATCGCGCTTGTGCCGTCACGGACAGATACCGGATGGTTCAACCAGCTCGCAGATGCCGCCGTGTGCTGGTGCGCCATTGAGGGGCGCGTAAAATTCGGGCGTGGCAATGGTGGATCGAGCGACCCGGCGCCGTTCCCCTCGGCGCTGATGTACCTCGGCCATAATGTGCCGTTGTTTTATCGGACCTTCTCCGAATTCGGGCGGATCTACTATCAAGTTCCCTCGGGGGTGCACGTATGACCGCCGATTACCACGAGCTCAACCCAGACGGCATGACCTCGTATAAGGGCCAGATGGTCCGTCGCGGCGACCTTCCCGCGATAAAGGCGGCAGAAGCGCAAACGGCGGCGCTCATGGCGGTGGTTGGCACAGAAAAACAATTGTATCACGCTGATACAATCGAAAGTGGTGTGCCAGGCGCCGGCACAATTGTGCCACCAGATACCCGGATGCTCGACGCCGCTCTCGAGTACGCCAGCCGTATGTATCCGGTCTTCCCGCTGCACCGCCCGGGTGCCGGTGGTATCTGCACCTGCGGAAAGATACCATGCCCCGATGCCGGGAAGCATCCGCGGACTCTGCACGGCAAGGACGACGCCACGACCGACAAGGACCAGATCCGCCAGTGGTGGAAACCGGGGCAACAGTGGAATATCGGCCTCGTCACCGGCGAGAAGGCCGGGCTCCTCGTGCTCGATGTGGATAAAGATAAAGGCGGATTCGACAGCTTGAACGCGCTCGAGCTCAAGTACCAGAAGCTCCCCGAAACGCTGCTTATCAAGACGGGCGGCGGCGGGCTGCATTTCTACTTTGCATATCCTCGCGGCGCGAAGATCAAGAGCGGCACGGAAGTACTCGGGCCGGGCCTCGATATCAAGGCGGAAGGCGGGTATATCGTCGCGCCGCCGAGTCTGCATAAATCAGGAAACGAATACGCCGTGCTCCGCGAGGCGCTCCCCCTCGACGCGCCGTCGTGGTTTCTCGCGCTGCTCGGCTCGAATGGATCCGGATCGAAGGCACCGGCACCACCAGTGCCGGAGAAGATCATCGACGGGTCGCGGCACTCGTGGCTCGTTTCCCTCGCAGGGACGATGCGCCGGCGTGGTATGACAGAAGAGAGTATCTTCTCCGCGCTCATGGCCGAGAACCTCGCGCGGTGCGTGCCGCCGATGGGTGAAGACGAAGTGCGGAGTATCGCGGCGAGTTCGATGCAATGGACACCGACCGCGCCGCCGGGCGTACCGGCGATACCAACCGCGACCGTCGACGCCCTCCCCGACGTGGTGCGGAAGTATAACCCGGTACTCGAGGTGCGCTTAACACCGGGCCACTTCATCACCGAGTACATGGATATCCAGACCTCGCGCTCGGATGCCTACCCGGAGTATCACTTCGGTATGGCGCTCGCGCTCCTTTCAATCGTGTGCGACCGCCAGGCAGTGATGCGGTTCGAGTACGGCAATATCTTTCCGAACGTCTGGATATGCTGCCTCGGCCTCACGTCGGTATCTCGGAAGACCACCGCGATCAATGCAGGATCGGCCATTATCGACAGCGTGATGCCCGGCATCAAGCTCCCGGAAGCGTTCAGCCCGGAAGGGTTCATCGAAGAGATGGCAGAGAAGCCGCACGCCTACCTTATCCAGGATGAAGCGGCGGCGATGCTCTCGGCGATGTCAAAGCCGTATATGGGCGAGA
This region of bacterium genomic DNA includes:
- a CDS encoding tyrosine-type recombinase/integrase, translating into MVDARVLLKNKIASGELTEKESALISLFFNMKRATKGLAGKSEENKTRALVQAVKMLHQYGTTFDTVTTDTALAVFADIRKVEDDRPIFRINYQRDLISTFKAALLYLSDQKCITIDEKTIRSVKTPGMAWDAKRAEDLLTKDEALKVIDGARNSRDRAMLSMMYDGAHRPAELRRLKWRDLISDEHGYGMRTKVKTGRERWIRYTFASTYITQWKNDYPTDIKPDGFVFVSMQRPYHQLSHPGIWTIVHKIADRVGNKKVKAGIFRPSKITHDVEDGFDQAYIAQKCWGNLSTQMMRVYAKPGPGYIDKVALGKAGMLTDKEKMPEKVAAPVTDRICPHCATKNPAAAKWCINCRGPLTEEARATRSDAESFVNVNIAKLPPGDREKFMDDLAERVARKMAAKN
- a CDS encoding helix-turn-helix domain-containing protein translates to MKLYTLGETANLLRVSRSTLLRLIKGQKLKTCNIGPRLVRVEEAEIIRYLRASGFMLPEACPSSDANQNPGNATPASGGM
- a CDS encoding DNA N-6-adenine-methyltransferase codes for the protein MNAALFSSASPEWLTPDWIISAVQDVLGTIDLDPCSNSKEFPNVPALTTFTKDSEPHPFNRNWRGTVYMNPPYGRGINGWVGKLVYEYNEGNVPEAIALVPSRTDTGWFNQLADAAVCWCAIEGRVKFGRGNGGSSDPAPFPSALMYLGHNVPLFYRTFSEFGRIYYQVPSGVHV
- a CDS encoding bifunctional DNA primase/polymerase; protein product: MTADYHELNPDGMTSYKGQMVRRGDLPAIKAAEAQTAALMAVVGTEKQLYHADTIESGVPGAGTIVPPDTRMLDAALEYASRMYPVFPLHRPGAGGICTCGKIPCPDAGKHPRTLHGKDDATTDKDQIRQWWKPGQQWNIGLVTGEKAGLLVLDVDKDKGGFDSLNALELKYQKLPETLLIKTGGGGLHFYFAYPRGAKIKSGTEVLGPGLDIKAEGGYIVAPPSLHKSGNEYAVLREALPLDAPSWFLALLGSNGSGSKAPAPPVPEKIIDGSRHSWLVSLAGTMRRRGMTEESIFSALMAENLARCVPPMGEDEVRSIAASSMQWTPTAPPGVPAIPTATVDALPDVVRKYNPVLEVRLTPGHFITEYMDIQTSRSDAYPEYHFGMALALLSIVCDRQAVMRFEYGNIFPNVWICCLGLTSVSRKTTAINAGSAIIDSVMPGIKLPEAFSPEGFIEEMAEKPHAYLIQDEAAAMLSAMSKPYMGEMRDLFCLLFDGKDYHRKLRTGKKSEKTSFDINGPYLTMVLGTTPERFKETTQIIDIQSGWLLRFAYLHPDYPKEWKPPQKINKDLVPRSMALARRVQDLADLFKNQPHYIEFELSEDALAAFTAWLKRREVDLIDSADESKSAMFSRLQATALKFSMLFTIGGRSFIDEAKAGGIVTVHTPYMAEAIRLVDEYFEPVGLAVMKLVEQNRVGNNQDKIVDLVKRHGRIKHMDLMRAMHISKRDLNEAIEALLESEEIAAASVSTGGRPAIWYSINHTD